The Antarcticibacterium flavum genome contains the following window.
AATGATGCGCATGCGTTATTCTTCCATTCCTACCGTGGCAGCACCGCATGCAATGACCCTTGGAGGTGGTTGTGAGCTTTCCCTCCACGCAGATAAAGTAGTGGCCGCGGCCGAAACTTATATAGGATTAGTAGAATTTGGAGTTGGTGTAATCCCCGGTGGTGGTGGTTCCAAGGAAATGACGGTAAGAGCATCTGACACTTACAAAAAAGACGATGTGGAGCTAAACCGACTGAGAGAACATTTCCTCACCATCGCAATGGCGAAAGTCTCAACATCTGCCCACGAGGCTTTTGACCTGAATATCCTTCAGAAAGGTAAAGATATTGTAGTGGTAAATAAAGACAGGCAGCTGGCAATCGCCAAGCAACACGCTTTACTCATGGCTGAGAATGGCTACACAAAACCAATTCACAGGACAGATATCAAAGTACTTGGAAAACAAGCTTTGGGAACCTTTATGGTAGGAACAGACCAGATGGTAGCAGGAAAATATATAAGTGAGCATGATCGCAAGATCGCCAATAAACTCGCTTATGTAATGAGTGGTGGAGACCTCTCTGCCGCCACAATGGTAAGCGAACAATATCTGCTAGACCTTGAAAGAGAAGCATTCCTATCCCTAACCGGAGAAAGAAAAACCCTAGAAAGATTGCAGCATATGTTGCAGAAGGGGAAACCGCTTAGGAATTAGAAGTGAGATGTGAGACGTGAGACGTGAGACGTGAGACGTGAGATTTAAGATATGAGAGGTTAGAAAAAGAATAATTAAAAACTGGTGATATGCATAATTTTCAAGAGTTAAAGATTTGGCAGAAAGCAATGGATGTTGCAGAACAAACATATATTCTTTCGGCTGAATTTCCTAAAGAAGAAAAATTTGGTTTGACAAGTCAAATTAGGAGAAGTGCAGTTTCCATTCCTTCAAATATAGCTGAAGGTGCAGGACGCAACACAAATGGTGAATTCAGAAATTTTCTTGGTAT
Protein-coding sequences here:
- a CDS encoding four helix bundle protein, yielding MHNFQELKIWQKAMDVAEQTYILSAEFPKEEKFGLTSQIRRSAVSIPSNIAEGAGRNTNGEFRNFLGIASGSSNELFTQLILSNRLHLISEDKTQALIKDLIEVQKMNYTLIKKFSK